A stretch of Oncorhynchus gorbuscha isolate QuinsamMale2020 ecotype Even-year unplaced genomic scaffold, OgorEven_v1.0 Un_scaffold_9753, whole genome shotgun sequence DNA encodes these proteins:
- the LOC124030185 gene encoding prosaposin-like, which translates to MLYLALFFISAAVATPLLGTEQCARGPPYWCHNVKTASICGAVVHCQQNVWNQPQMKSVPCDLCKEVLIVVDQLLKDNATEGEILGYLEKACALVPDKNLSAECKELVDSYYPILMGIITGELEDPQVACGAMGPSLQRVAPSSSTSLALTSGVGYPSRNLQQTLRGGEEQLHFVNTLIEQIQDQCDLLGPGISDLCKQYVSQYALLSSSS; encoded by the exons ATGCTGTACCTCGCTTTGTTTTTCATCTCCGCAG CCGTCGCCACCCCTCTGTTGGGTACTGAACAGTGTGCCCGTGGTCCTCCCTACTGGTGCCACAATGTGAAGACTGCCTCTATCTGTGGCGCCGTGGTCCACTGCCAACAGAACGTATGGAACCAGCCCCAGATG AAATCTGTGCCGTGTGACCTGTGTAAGGAGGTGTTGATTGTGGTGGACCAGCTGCTGAAAGACAACGCTACTGAG GGTGAGATCCTGGGCTACCTGGAGAAGGCCTGTGCCTTGGTTCCTGACAAGAATCTGTCTGCAGAGTGTAAGGAGCTGGTAGACAGCTACTACCCTATCCTTATGGGTATCATCACTGGAGAACTG GAGGATCCTCAGGTGGCTTGTGGTGCCATGGG ACCTAGCCTCCAGAGGGTCGCCCCTTCCTCCTCAACGTCCCTGGCCCTCACCTCAGGCGTAGGATACCCAAGCAGGAACCTGCAGCAG ACACTCAGAGGAGGCGAAGAGCAACTCCACTTTGTCAACACTCTGATCGAGCAGATCCAGGACCAGTGTGACCTGCTGGGGCCTGGTATCTCTGACCTG TGCAAGCAGTACGTCAGCCAGTACGCCCTCTTATCGTCCAGCAGCTGA